The Streptomyces bacillaris sequence CCGGCTTGCCGTTGCCGTCCGCGTCGATCTTGATGTTGTAGCGGGCGTCCTGGGCGAACGGGTAGAAGTTCGGTCCGCCGTTGGGCTCCTGGAACGGGAGCCAGTTCGCCACGAGGGTGACGGTGTCGGGCTTGTCCGGGCTGGTGAAGGCGTAGACGTCGGTGTTGTCCGCCCTCGGGTCTCCGGCGATCAGCGGCGCCTCACGGTGGCTGGAGGCCGAGCTGGAGGTGGGAGTGAGGCCGGTGACCGCCGCTGCGGTCAGCAGGGCCAGTGCGCCGGTGGCGGCGAGGGTGCGCTCGGCCCGGCGGGATGCGGGGCGGCGTCGGAGCATGCGGGGAGCGTGCATGGGGGTCCGTTTCCGGTGAGAGCCGCTTGCCCTCCGGAAAGTCCAGGTGGGGCGGCTGGGAGCTGAAGCTTCCAAGCGCCGTCCGGGCCCGCGCGAGCTTGCCCTGGAGCGATAAGGAGCGCGCGGTAAAAGTCCCATAATGTGACGCTGGGCTGCTCTCAGGTCACCATGCGTGTGGTGCGCCCGCAACGGCGGCGGAGCCGAACGGGGGCGTGTACTGGCCAGAGCCCGGCCCGGCGTGGCGGGGTGGAGTCGTGGTGCGACGGAGGCTCAGGCGTGCGCCATTTCTCCCGCGGTGGCAAGGGGTAGGGAGTGCAAGGCGTGCATCAGGCCGGGCCAGGCGGAGACGTGTGCGGCGACGGCGGGATCGGTACGTTCCAGGAACGCGAGATGGCGGACGGCGTGCGCTACGACGTGGCCGACTTCCAGGTCCGGAGGGGACGGGTGGCCCGGCCTGGGTGAGCGGGCAATCCTGTGCGGTTCCGGGAGCGGGGTGCCGGGCTGGTCCGGGGCGGGGTCCGGGTGGACGAGGTAGGTCAGGGTGATGCCGCCCTCGCGAGTGGCCCGCCAGCTGGTCGAGTGCACCAAGTGCGTCTCGTCGTGTTCGCCAAGGAGCGCGAGACCCCTCGCGGCATGGTCCGGGCTCACCCCTCTGCCGAGTGCCGTGATCAGCCGGCGATAGGTGAAGCCCTCGCGTGGATCGTGCCGCAGCAGCACCACTTCGACGGCGACCGGCGGCACATCAGGCGCTTCGTGCGAGGCGAGCGGCATCGTGCACGGCTCCAACGTCGGCGGGAGAGTCCGGAGGGGAGGGGCCCCTCTGCCGATCTTATTGCAAAACCTATGCAAGTGCGCAAATCGACTTAAAGGGGTCCACTGGTTTTCTCTACGCCTGCGGACGCGTGCCGGTCTGCTGGTCGTCGGTCTCTTCCCACCGCCATTGGCTACTCTCTGCGGTGTCGGTCAGCCGGACGCCGCCGGCTGCCAGGGCTTCGCGCAGCTCGTCCGCCAGGTCGTAGGCGCCGTCCGCACGCAGCCTCCTGCGCAGGCCGAGAAGGGGCATCAGGATCCGCCCGAGGGTGTGCTCCGGCTCGCTCAGACCACGCCCGGCGGCCTGGGCGAGGCGGCGGATCATGCCGTGCAGGACCGTGCGGGCCCACTCTCCGCCCTGGTCCTCCTCCATGTCGGCGCTCCACGCGGCGATTACCGACTCGAGCTCCACCGCCGCCTCGGCCATGGTCCGGGCGTCCCGCGCTTCCTGCGCTGAGTCGAACCGCAACTCCGCTGCCGCAACGGCCTCCTGCAGTGTCGCCGCACCGCCGGTGCCGGCCGTGGCGGCGTGGCGGGCGGCGCCGGCACCCTCATCGGTTTCGGCAGGTCGGCGAGGCAAGGGAACCACTGCGGGTTGCGTTCCTGCCACCAGGTCGCGCAGTTGCTCCACGGGCAGCGTGGTGCCGCCGGGCACCAGGACGCTCGCTCCCCGCCGCCGGATTGTCATGACACCCCGCCCCCACACACGTACCAGCGAGGTACCGAGATCGATGATGACTGCGGTGTGCTCATCGATGCCGAGGACGGCGCTCTCGTCGGGGAGTTCGTGCTCCAGGGCGGCGAGGCGGGGCTCGCCCAGATAGCAGAAGCGGGTGTCGTGCGTGCCTCCCTCGGCGTTGTCGTAGTGCGGGATCACCGCGACCGGCAGGCCGAGCACCCCGAGCAGATCAAGCCCGGTCAGCCACGCGGGAGGATGCCCGGCTTTGTACACCTCGTAGACGGGCAGAGCCGCGAATCCCACCGTGCACGCCGCTGCGGAGGCCATCACCGTCACGCCATGCCCGCGTGACACCCGTTCGCACAGGATCTCGCCCAGGCGCAGGGTGTTCCACCGGTTCAGCGCGTACGAGGGGCTGCCGGGCCCCGAGAACACCCAGTCCGCCCTGCGCACCAGGTCACGGACCTTGTCCGCGCCGCCATGGCCCGGCGCACCGCTCGAAGGGGCGTCTGCGCCGCTGTCCGGAGCGACCACTGTCGCGAGGCTCACGGAGCGTCGGAAGTATTCGCGGGCACGGTTGGAGATGTCGTCGCGGTTGACCTGGAATCCGTACGGGGTCTCCAGGATCACCGCATCAGCGTCGCCGCCCAGATGGGCGACGAGTTCCCGGTGCAACGTAACCATGGTCGGGCTCGTCTCGCCCGAACCCATCAGAGCCAGAACACCCCCACGAGCATGCACATCCCACCCCGCCCCTCCGCTCAGGGTGAGCGGACCCCTATCCGTACCCCAAGCGCACCGCCCACATGCCGCCGCGCACCCCTGCACCGGCCGCCGACATCTGCCCGGGGGCGTACAGGGCGGCGTTCTCCCCTGCTTCTCTTGCCCTCCTGCAGGCCTGCGCCCTCGTACACGTCACCCACCGACTGTGCAGAAGCCACTCAGTATCGGCGCGTTCGAAAGCGCGCCTTGGCCTGCTGGATGCCGTCGGCGGGCTGCTGTTCACCGGAGCCCGCTGCTGAGTCCGATGGTCGCGCAGGGCCCGTTCTGGTTCATGCTCTCCGGCTTCACGCGTCGCTGCCGTCCACGCGGTGAAGGAGCACGCGCTTGCTTCACGCGCCGCCACCGCCCCGAGACACGATCGGTGAAAGCCCTTCGCTCGCTACCCGTTCCCCGTGGCGGCCCGCAGGGTAAGGCCGAGGCCTACGCAGACGACGAGGAGCGCGGTGATGACGGGGCCGGTCCGTACCAGCTTCCGGAGGAGGGGGTTGTGGCGCAGGGTTCGAGTCCGGTCATGGCTCTCGATGCGTTCACGCAGTCGGACGAGGAGGAGTCCGGCGAGGGTGAGCGTGGCGGCCATGCCGAGGCCGTAGCCGATGACGAGGAGGACACCGAAGGCGGTGCGCCCCAGGGCCACCGCGCCGAGGAGCACGACCAAAGCGGAGGGGCTGGGGACGAGTCCGCCCGCGATGCCCATGCCGACGAGGCCCGACCTGCTTGCGCGCCGGGTGCTCTTGGGGGGTGTCGACGTGCTCGACGGAAGGTGCTCGTGGTCCGGCGGGGCGAGGGTGGCGACCCTGACGTCCGGCCGGAGGCCCGCGGCTGGTGCGGTGCCGGGCTCGGTGGGCGATGCGATGGGCCCGTGATCGTGCGGGCCGTCCGGCCCGT is a genomic window containing:
- a CDS encoding cysteine--tRNA ligase, with the translated sequence MGSGETSPTMVTLHRELVAHLGGDADAVILETPYGFQVNRDDISNRAREYFRRSVSLATVVAPDSGADAPSSGAPGHGGADKVRDLVRRADWVFSGPGSPSYALNRWNTLRLGEILCERVSRGHGVTVMASAAACTVGFAALPVYEVYKAGHPPAWLTGLDLLGVLGLPVAVIPHYDNAEGGTHDTRFCYLGEPRLAALEHELPDESAVLGIDEHTAVIIDLGTSLVRVWGRGVMTIRRRGASVLVPGGTTLPVEQLRDLVAGTQPAVVPLPRRPAETDEGAGAARHAATAGTGGAATLQEAVAAAELRFDSAQEARDARTMAEAAVELESVIAAWSADMEEDQGGEWARTVLHGMIRRLAQAAGRGLSEPEHTLGRILMPLLGLRRRLRADGAYDLADELREALAAGGVRLTDTAESSQWRWEETDDQQTGTRPQA